Genomic window (Bacillus pumilus):
GTAGCAGTAGCAGGTGCTGTCCTTGGTTTCCTTGTCTTTAATGCGCACCCTGCAAAAGTATTTATGGGTGATACAGGGTCGCTAGCTTTAGGTGGAGCCATCGTGGCCATTGCCATTTTAACGAAGCTTGAAATTTTACTTGTCATTATTGGGGGAGTATTTGTTGTTGAAACGTTATCCGTTATCCTTCAAGTCATCTCCTTTAAAACAACCGGAAAAAGAATTTTTAAGATGAGCCCGCTGCACCACCACTATGAGTTAGTTGGCTGGTCTGAGTGGAGAGTAGTTGTCACCTTCTGGACGGCTGGCTTATTGCTTGCTGTTTTAGGAATTTACATCGAGGTGTGGTTATAATTGAATAGGATGCAAAGGTTAAAAAACGAACAAGTACTTGTATTAGGTCTTGCAAAAAGCGGATATGCGGCAGCTTCAATTCTTCATGAACATGGAATAAATGTGACGGTAAATGATCAAAAACCGTTTGAAGAAAACAAACCTGCTCAGCTCCTTTCTGAAAAGGGGATTGATGTCGTTTGTGGCAGCCATCCGCTTCGTATATTCGATGAGAAAGAAATTACGATTTTAATTAAAAATCCAGGGATTCCTTATGAAAATGTGATGGTTCAAGAAGCACTTCGCCGTCAAATCCCGGTTTGGACGGAAATAGAATTAGCGTATCATTTGACCTCATCTCCTTTTATTGGGATTACCGGATCAAATGGAAAAACGACGACTACAACATTGATTTACGAAATGCTGAAAAAAGACAGCCAAAAAACATTAGTGGCAGGTAATATTGGAACAGTTGCCAGCGAAGTCGCTGCAAACGCAGCTGGTGACGAATGGATCGTAACGGAGCTTTCTTCTTTTCAGTTAATGGGAACTGTTGAATTCAGACCAAAAATCAGCTTAATTTTAAATATTTTTGATGCACATTTAGACTATCACCACACTCGTGATGAATATGAAAAAGCAAAACAAAAAGTATACGCCCATCAACATGAAGATGACATAGCTGTAATTAACTTGGATGACTCATCAGTCGTAAAACTGGCAGAAGGTTCAAAAGCAAAAAAAGTGTTTTTCTCAGTGAAAGAGCCCGTAGAACATGGTGCGTCTATTCAACAAGGTGCAATTTACTACATGAATGAACATATTATTGATGTAAAGGATGTTGTCCTTCCTGGTGAGCATAACCAAGAAAACATTTTGGCAGCTATTTGTGCTGTGAAAAATGCAGGCTGCTCAAATGAAGCGATCGTACACGTTCTCACGACATTTGGTGGAGTGAAGCATCGTCTGCAATTTGTAGATACCATTCAGAGTCGGACATTTTATAACGATAGTAAAGCAACAAATATACTGGCAACAAGTAAAGCATTGTCAGCCTTCGAGCAGCCGACCATTTTATTAGCGGGCGGACTTGATCGTGGCAATGAATTTGATGAATTGAAGCCTTTCATGAAACATGTAAAAGGAATCATTACATTTGGTGAGACTGCACCTAAGTTTGTGAAGCTTGGTGAAGAGCTTGGAATACATCACGTAAAACATGTCGATAATGTTGAACAAGCAGTACCTGCGGCGTTTAACATATCTGAAGAAGAAGACGTGATTTTATTATCACCGGCTTGTGCAAGCTGGGATCAACATAAAACATTTGAAGAACGTGGAGACATGTTTGTAAACGCCGTGCATATGCTTAAATAAGGGCTTGTCTCTCATATGACTGACAGCCCAAATGAAATTATGCTTGGGGTGTCGGTCTCTTGACGAATAAGAAAACTTCTCCGGATTTTTTGCTTGTTGTCATTACGTTACTTTTATTGACGATTGGTTTAATTATGGTGTACAGCGCTAGTGCTGTGTGGGCATCGTATAAATTTGATGATTCGTTTTATTTTGCAAAAAGACAGCTTTTGTTTGCCGGAATCGGAGTTATCGCAATGTTTTTCATTATGCGGGTCGATTATTGGACGTGGCGGACTTGGTCAAAGATATTGATCGCTGTTTGTTTTCTCCTTTTGCTGCTAGTACTTATCCCAGGTATCGGTATGGAGAGAAATGGATCAAGAAGCTGGATCGGTGTCGGTGCGTTTAGTATTCAGCCCTCTGAGTTTATGAAGCTTGCGATGATTGCGTTTCTTGCAAAATTCTTATCTGAAAAACAAAAAAATATCACATCCTTTCGAAAAGGTTTTGCTCCAGCCTTAGGCATTGTCTTTTCTGCATTTGCCATCATAATGCTGCAGCCGGATCTTGGAACAGGAACGGTAATGGTTGGAACCTGTATCATTATGATATTTGTTTCAGGTGCGAGAATAGCGCACTTTATATTTCTCGGTCTTATAGGGCTAAGCGGGTTTGCTGCACTTGTCTTATCAGCACCCTACCGAATAAAACGAATTACATCGTACTTAAATCCTTGGGAAGATCCACTAGGCAGTGGGTTTCAAATCATTCAATCCTTATACGCTGTTGGTCCAGGTGGTCTGTTCGGAATGGGCCTTGGTCAAAGTAGACAAAAATTCTTCTATTTACCTGAGCCTCAAACGGACTTCATCTTTGCCATATTATCTGAAGAACTTGGTTTTATAGGAGGATCACTCATTTTACTCCTTTTCAGTGTTCTGTTATGGAGAGGCATACGAATAGCACTTGGCGCCCCAGACTTATATGGAAGTTTCCTAGCGGTTGGTATTATTTCAATGGTTGCCATTCAAGTGATGATTAATATCGCAGTTGTCACTGGACTTATTCCTGTGACAGGTATCACGCTCCCGTTTCTTAGTTATGGCGGATCATCACTAACATTAATGCTAATGGCAATTGGCGTACTGTTGAATGTGAGCAGGTACGCTAGGTATTAATGTGCTGAAGCTCATGAAACCATGTTGACGTTTATTTTGCAAAAGTACAAAAAAATGATTTGAAGAGTGAAAATGACAGTTTTTGTTTTGAAAACATGTTTTTTGACTCTTCTTTACAGGTTTTAACGGAGCCCTGTTGTTTAAAACAGGGTTTATACTTTGTTCAGAGCAGAAAAAAATTGAGGGGAAATGGTATAATGCGTATAGTAATTAGTGGAGGCGGAACTGGTGGGCATATATATCCGGCTTTAGCTTTTATTAAAGAAGTGAAAAGACTGCATCCTGATGTGGAATTTTTATATATTGGTACTGAAAATGGACTTGAAAAGAAAATTGTAGAAAGAGAAAATATTCCTTTCAAATCTATAGAAATTTCAGGTTTTAAACGAAAACTTTCCTTTGATAACGTCAAAACGGTGATGAGATTTTTAAAGGGCGTTCAGAAAAGTAAATCTTACTTAAAAGAATTCAAGCCTGATGCGGTTATTGGAACAGGTGGTTATGTGTGTGGACCGGTGGTTTATGCGGCTTCTAAGCTGAAAATCCCGACTATCATACACGAACAAAACAGCTTGCCTGGTATCACAAATAAGTTCCTGGCGAGATATGTTAATAAGGTAGCCATCTGCTTTGATGAAGCAAAGGCACATTTTCCTTCTGAAAAGGTTGTATTTACGGGAAACCCTAGAGCCTCTGAAGTCGTCTCTATAAAAGAGGGGAAATCTCTTAAAGAATTTGGGCTGGATGAAAAGAAAAAAACGGTTCTTATTTTTGGCGGGAGCCGAGGTGCTGCCCCTATTAATAGAGCAGTGATTGAAATGCAAGATGAATTAAAAGCTAAGAACTACCAGCTTTTATATATCACAGGTGATGTTCATTATGAAAAAGTGTTGCATGAGCTAAATGAAAAAGGTGCAGCACCTAATATGATCACAAAACCTTTCTTGCATCAAATGCCGGAGTACCTCAAATCGATCGATGTGATTGTTGCAAGAGCTGGAGCCACTACAATTGCTGAAGTAACAGCTCTTGGGATTCCAACCATTTTTATTCCGAGTCCGTACGTGACGGCAAATCATCAGGAGATCAATGCAAGATCACTTGAAAAACACGATGCTGCGATTGTTTTAAGAGAATCAGAGCTTTCGGGAGATCGTCTGCTGCATGCCATTGATGAAATTGCCGGTAATGAAGAAAAACTCAACGAAATGAGCCGTCTAACGAAAGAACTAGGCGTACCAGATGCGGCTACACGTTTATATAATGTGTTAAAAGAAATTACGACTACATGATGGAATGATAATAGGTAAGGCGGAGGGTAATATGGAGAACTTGAAGAATGAATTATTAGAAGCGCAGGTTGGTAAAGTACTTGAAAATGAGCCGCTTGCTAATCATACAACAATGAAAATAGGGGGACCAGCAGATCTATTGATCATCCCTAAAGATATTGATGCAGTTCAAACGATCATGGATCAAGTGAAAAAACATCATGTGAATTGGACGGTTATCGGAAGAGGTTCGAATTTACTTGTACTTGATAAGGGGATACGCGGTGTTGTCCTCAAGTTAGGCGCTGGACTGGATCACTTAACTGTAAATGATGAAGAAATTACAGTTGGCGGCGGCTATTCTGTCGTTAGACTCGCGACATCTCTTAGTAAGCAAGGTCTTTCAGGATTGGAATTCGCAGCTGGTATTCCTGGGTCTATTGGCGGTGCTGTTTATATGAACGCAGGTGCACATGGATCTGATATCAGTAAGATTCTTGTGAAAGCTAGAATCTTATTTGAAGATGGAAGCATCGAGTGGCTCACAAATGAACAGATGAATTTTAGCTATCGAACTTCAGTTCTTCAAAAGGAACGACCTGGCATTGTCCTTGAAGCGGTGTTTAAGCTAAAACAGGATGACCGCGAGAAGATTACAAAAAAGATGCAGCAAAATAAAGATTATCGTAAAGAAACACAGCCTTATAATCGACCATGTGCTGGCAGTATTTTTCGAAATCCCCTGCCTGAATATGCAGGACAGCTTGTAGAAAAAGCGAATTTAAAAGGATACCAGATTGGCGGAGCGAGAATTTCTGATATGCATGGCAACTTTATTGTCAACGCTGGTGGTGCAACTGCTCAAGACGTGCTTGACTTAATTCAGTACATTCAAAAGAAAATTAAAGAAGACTATAACGTAGATATGCATACAGAAGTAGAAATTATCGGTGAAGCAAATTAACAGCTAGCTTTTATAAATGATGGCATCACAGAAAAACAAACGGCATGAAAGATTGCCGTTTGTTTTCTCATCAAAATGATGACCCAAAGGTGTGGACAAGCAGCTTTGAATGAGGTGAAGATGATATATGCGGCCTGATCATGAAAATGAAAAGATCGTCAATATAGAAGAGCGAATTCCTAAAATTAAAGAACAAAGGAAGCAAAAAGCGAATCGAAGGCTGATCTCTTTTATTCTACTGTTTTTTATCATGGTTCTAATTATTATTTATTTGCAGACACCAATCAGTAAAATTTCTTCTTTAACCATCACGGGTAACGAGCATGTCTCTACAAAACAGCTTGTTAAACTTTCACAAATTAAAGAAGGCGAAACAGAGTTTTGGAATTTAAATAAAGATATAACAGCAGACCATATTAAACAAAATAAACTGATTAAAAGCGTTAGTATCAAAAAGCATTTCCCGAATAAGGTTAGTATTGCTGTCAAAGAATATGCAAATATTGCGTATCTTCAAAAGGGCAACTTATATTATGAACTTCTTGAAAATGGGACAGCTTTACCAGAAGAAGTTACACCGAGTCATGCGGGACCTATTTTTGTCGATTGGGACAATAAGGAGAAGCTGAAGCAAACCGTTAGATCTTTAAATCAGTTGCCAGCCTCAATTCAGGAACTCATCTCAGAAGTATATTATGTGCCGACAAATTCAAATCAGTGGCTAGTTAAATTTTATATGAATGACGGGAACACCGTGATTGCGTCGATTAAAACATTCGGTGATAAAATGAAAACCTATCCAGCCATTTTAAAAGAACTTTCTTCTTCTGAGAAAGGGACAATCCATATGGAAGTCGCTACGTATTTTGAAGCGTTTAAATCTAAGAAAAAGGAAGATGAGCGTTGAGAGGCAAAACAGTTATATTCTCAATTGTCATGCTTGTTCTTGGTTTTCTGATTTCTTTTTCATACCAGTATACAAAGCAGCATCAGGCAGATGTCATTCGGACAGAGCAATGGAAAAAAGAATACTCTCTGAAAAGTCAGCTCACAAAGCAGGAAAAGGCGAATCAGAAACTTGAAAAAGAATTATATAGCCTTCAATCAAAGGTGCAAGCGACAGAGTCCAATTTGAAAAATGAAAAAGAGCAGTATTTTAATGTTTTGGAAGATGTTGAGAAATACAGAATGTTTACAGGAGAGATCGGTGTAAAAGGGAAAGGGATCAAAGTATCTCTTGAAGATGCATCTTATATCCCGAGTGGACAAAATGTCAATAATTACATTGTGCATGAGAGCCACATTTTTCATGTGATAAACGAACTATTTATATCAGGAGCCTCTGCTGTATCTATTAATGGACAAAGAATCACACACCAATCCTACATACATTGTAACGGCCCAGTTGTCACAGTCGATGGCGTTCAGCATCCAGCACCATTTGTCATTTCTGCTATTGGTGATCCAGCTGTGTTAATGCCTGCTTTAAATATTGCAGGAGGAGTGGTCGATCAGCTCACAAGTGATCACATTTCAATGACGATTGAAAAAAAGGATATCCATATGAATCCTCTTTTAAGAAACAAAGATTAAAAGTGAAAAGGTGAGTGGTGTTGAGGAAAAAAAAGCCTTTACTTAGTTTAACAGCTTTAATGATCATATTCGGCATCATGGTCTCCATCCAATTTAATTCTTTACAAAAGCCCAAAGTTCGTGATACTCGTGATGTTTGGGAACTAAGAGAGGATTTATCTGCATCTAAAAGTAAAGAATTGGATTTGCTAAAAGAAATCGACAAATACGACGAGATGCTGAAAAAATATGGTCATCAAGGAGATCAATCAAAAGAAGCTCAATTAACTAAAACGTTAAAAGAGTTAAAGGAAAAAGCTGGCTTGACAGAAGTGGAAGGGGAGGGGATTGAAGTTGTTATTTCTCAGCTCTTTTCCAAGGATCTTACTGGAGAAGAAGTGAAAAATATCCCGCCTGATCTTTTGAAAAAGTTAATCAATGAAGTCAATATGTTTGGGGCAAAACATATTTCCATTAATGACCACCGTGTCATCAATACAAGTGTGATTCGGGATATTAATGGCACGACAAAAATGGATGGCTACAGCTTAGATGGTGATGAAGTCACCATTAAAATGATAAGCGAGCAGGCTGACAAATTATACAGCCGTTTAAATGTTTCAGATATTGGTGATTTGTTTGCTCAGGAAAACTTCAGCTTGAGTATAAGCCAACCGAAGAAAAAAATTCATTTAAAAGCATATGACGGTGCAATTCAGTTAAACGAATTAAAGCCTCTTGACGATGTAAAGGAGGGAAAATCTTAATGTGGCTTCCTGTACTGGGCTTAATCATAGGAGTTGCGATCGGTTTCTTAACAAATTTTACGATTCCGAATGAGTATTCTAACTATCTTTCCCTCGCTGTACTTGCTGCGCTTGATACATTGATTGGTGGAATCCGGGCACATCTGCAAGGGGCATACGATGAACTAGTGTTTGTATCAGGCTTCTTCTTTAATATTATACTCGCAATAAGTTTAGCTTTTCTGGGCGTCCATCTTGGTGTAGACTTGTACTTAGTCGGAATGTTTGCATTCGGCGTTAGATTGTTTCAAAATATAGCAGTTATTCGAAGAATTCTACTAACAAAATGGACAATTTCTAGAGAAAAAAAGAAAAAAAGTGAGTCATAAAAAAGGATATACATATGATGTAACGAATATTTTCAGTAATCCTAATAAAAAATGTTGATTTTTTAAGTTTTGTTACACACTTGTAAAAACACATTCATTGTATTGTTGTTCAGCAAATAATAGAATAGAAAGTATTGATATGTGAGGAGGTGCCATAGAATGAACAACAATGAAATTTACGTCAGCCTTGACATCGGTACATCCAATATAAAAGTCATCGTCGGAGAAATGGCGGATGATTCGCTTAACATTATAGGTGTTGGAAATGTCCCTTCTGAGGGGTTAAAAAAAGGATCGATTGTTGATATAGATGAGACAGTTCATTCTATTAGACAAGCATTTGAACAGGCTGAGAGAATGGTAGGTTTTCCTTTACAAAAGGCGATTGTCGGAATTAACGGAAACCACATTCATATTCAGAATACGAGCGGCGTGGTCGCAGTATCTAGTGAGAACAAAGAAATACATGCTGAAGATGTGAGACGTGTCTTAGATGCTGCACAAGTAGTATCTATTCCTCAAGAACATCTCGTCCTCGACGTAATTCCGAGACAATTTATCGTTGACGGAAGAGATGAGATCACAGATCCGAAAAAAATGCTTGGCGTTCGGCTAGAGGTGGATGGATCGTTAATTACAGGCTCTAAAACGATTCTACATAACTGGCTCCGATGTGTAGAAAGAGCTGGAATTGAAATTATGGATATTTGCTTGCAGCCACTCGCATCGGGCTCAGCAGCATTATCGAAAGACGAAAAAAATCTAGGGGTAGCTCTTGTCGATATTGGCGGCGGATCTACAACGATATCCGTATTTGAAAACGGGCATCTCTATTCTACTCACAGTATCCCTTTGGGCGGAGAGAACATTACAAAAGATTTGTCTATAGGACTTAGAACTTCGACTGAAGAAGCTGAACGAATCAAAAAACAATTTGGGCATGCGTTTTATGATGAGGCATCGGCTGAGGAAACATTTGAAGTTTCTGTCATCGGTACCGATCAAAAACAAACGTTTACTCAGCTTGAAGCGGCTAACATTATTGAAGCACGGCTGGAAGAAATCCTGCTCTTTGTGGCAGAGGAATTAAGAAATATGGGTGTCCATGACTTGCCTGGTGGATTCGTTCTAACAGGCGGACAGGCAGCCATACCAGGTATCCTTTCTCTAGCACAAACAGTCTTGCAAAACAATGTCAGGATTGCAAGTCCGAATTATATCGGGGTGAGAGAGCCTCAATATATGACAGGAGTTGGTCTGATCCACTTTGCTTATCGCAATGCAAAGATTCAAGGCAGACAGGTTGGATTCCAAATGCCGGATGAGGCGTTTCATGAAGTAGGCGCATCCATGGAGCCGGTTTCTTCTGCACCACAAGTGAAAGAAGCGCAGCCAAGACCGAAAGTGAAACAAAAAGCACAACAAGAGACAAATAAAAAACCGGGCAAAATGAAAAAACTATTTAATATGTTCTGGGAATAGAATTAGATTTTCGACGGATTAGGAGGATTCAGCATGTTGGAGTTTGAAACAAATATAGACGGCCTAGCATCAATTAAAGTAATCGGAGTAGGTGGAGGCGGAAATAACGCTGTCAACCGAATGATCGAAAATGACGTACAAGGTGTCGATTTTATTGCAGTCAATACAGATGCACAGGCATTAAATCTATCAAAAGCAGAAACTAAAATGCAAATCGGTGCTAAGCTGACAAGAGGGCTTGGAGCAGGTGCGAATCCTGAAGTCGGTAAAAAGGCTGCTGAGGAAAGCAAAGAACAGATTGAAGAAGTACTAAAAGGCGCAGACATGGTCTTCGTTACAGCTGGTATGGGCGGTGGAACTGGTACGGGTGCTGCACCTGTCATTGCAAAAATCGCAAAAGATTCTGGTGCGTTGACAGTTGGAGTCGTCACCCGTCCTTTCACATTTGAAGGTAGAAAGCGTCAACTTCAAGCAGTTGAAGGAATCGCTTCTATGAAAGAAGCAGTTGACACATTAATCGTGATTCCAAACGATCGCTTGCTTGAAATTGTTGATAAAAACACGCCAATGCTTGAAGCATTCCGTGCAGCAGATAACGTGCTTAGACAAGGTGTTCAAGGGATTTCCGATTTGATTGCAACACCAGGTCTGATTAACCTTGACTTTGCTGACGTGAAAACAATCATGTCCAATAAAGGTTCTGCTCTTATGGGTATTGGTGTCGCAACAGGTGAAAACCGTGCTGCTGAAGCAGCGAAGAAGGCCATTTCTTCACCACTTCTAGAAACTGCGATCGATGGTGCACAAGGCGTCATCATGAACATTACGGGTGGTACGAACCTAAGTCTTTATGAAGTACAAGAAGCAGCGGATATTGTTGCTTCAGCATCTGATGAAGATGTAAACATGATCTTCGGTTCTGTCATTAATGATAACCTGAAGGATGAAATTGTGGTGACGGTAATCGCTACTGGATTTATCGAGCAAGAGCCAGAAGTGACAAAATCACAAAGAAATCCATTAGGACAAGGATTAAAGCAAAATCAATCCATTCCTCAAAAGCGTGAAGTAAAGCGTGAGGAACATCAACAGCCATCATCTCAACCGAGACAAAATACACAATCAAGCGATGATACGCTGGACATTCCAACGTTCTTACGTAACCGCAATAAACGCTAATCTAGTATGGCGCTCAACCCCTTCCATTGGAAGGGGTTTTTTCATGTCAACATATAAAACAGACCTGCGCTGTTTCTGATCAAAAAGTCTTAATTGAATCAGAATCAATTCAACTATCATATGTATTTTGGCTTATGTTGGTTAAGAAAAAAGAATCATTTTTGATTCCTATTACAAAAAACGACAAAATGATGAACTTTATTTGACTACATTAAATAGAACACCATGAATCTTGTCATGACCTAAAAGAAGGAAAGGAGTGAGACGTGTACTCTGTTTGGCCATTTGAGGAGGAGGGATTTGATTGAAATTGAAGTTTCGCAAAACCGCCGGCTATCGTTTGATGAGTCTTTTGGTGATTGGTACTTTAACGATGACAAGCTTTGGGATGGTTCAAGCAAAATCGACTTCTACCTCATATCAGGAGGAAACTGTTTCCTCAAAGACAACAAAAGCAAAGATCTCATCTAGATTACTGAAGCAGTTTCAGCAGAATGACAAGGTGACTTTTTTAGTCAAAATGAAGGAGCAAACGAATACGCAAAAAGTGGCGAAGGAAGCTGTGATCAAAGCCAAAAAGAAAAAATTAACAGCAGCTAAAACACAGTACACAAAAAGATCTGCTGTCGTATCCGAATTAAGAGCAACGTCTGAGGAGACGCAGCAAGCGCTTCTTGCGTATTTACAAAAGGAACAACAGAAAAAGCAAGTAAAGGAGTTTCATTCGTACTATATTGTGAATGGTTTAGCGGTGACGGGAACGAAAGAAGTGATGGAAAAGGTTGCTGCTTTCCCAGAGGTAGATCAAGTGCTGCCAAATGAAACTCGTCAAATTCATCGACCGGTTGATTTGAAGACATCTAAGCAAAAAAAACAAATCAAAGCAGTAGATGGAGTCGAGTGGAACATTTCTCAGGTTCATGCTCCAGAAGCGTGGGCTTTAGGTTATGACGGTACTGGTACAGTTGTGGCAAGTATTGATACAGGAGTGGAGTGGGATCATCCTGCTTTAAAAGAAAAGTATCGAGGATTTGATCCAGCACGGCCGAATGAACCATCTCATGAATTCAATTGGTACGACGCAACGACAGAATCTGAAGCGCCATACGATGATTTAGAGCATGGTACGCACGTGACAGGAACGATGGTTGGTTCTGAACCAGATGGAAAGAATCAAATCGGGGTCGCACCAGGGGCAAAATGGATTGCGGTGAAAGCTTTCTCAGAAGATGGTGGTTCAGATGCTGATCTGCTGGACGCAGGTGAGTGGATTTTAGCACCGAAAGATGAGAACGGAAACCCTCATCCTGAAAAGGCACCAGATGTCGTCAATAATTCTTGGGGCGGTGGGCCTGGTCTTGATGATTGGTACAAAGATGTCGTCAATGCTTGGAGAGCAGCCGACATTTTCCCAGAGTTTTCTGCTGGTAATACGGATTTATTTAACCCTGGTGGAGAGGGGTCAATAGCAAATCCTGCGAACTATCAGGAAGCCTTTGCGACGGGTGCAACGGATCAAGATAATAAATTGGGATCTTTCTCACTGCAAGGTCCTTCTCCATATGGCGTGATGAAACCAGATATTGCAGCTCCAGGGGTAAACATTCGTTCCTCTATTCCCGGGAAAGAATACGAGGACGGCTGGAATGGGACGTCGATGGCTGGTCCACATGTGTCAGCAGTTGTAGCTCTTCTCCGCCAAGTACAGTCAGATCTTTCTGTTGAAGAGATCGAACAAATTCTCATTGATACAGCGAAGCCGCTGACAGATCAGCAATTCCCGGAATCCCCTAATAATGGCTATGGGGCAGGTTTAGTTGACGCAAGAGAAGCGATTACGGCATTAACAGATGGAATTGGCGCGATTGAAGGCCAGGTGACAAAAGAAGGAGAAGATACTGAACCACCGGTTTTTTCTCATAAAGGACCAAATGAAATCTTTGCCTCTACGCCAACACCTTTGACCATCACAGCAGAAGATGAAGTAGCTGTAACAAATGTAGCCTTGACGTACAGGGTCGACCAGGGGAAATGGGAGACGGTGCAAGCAAAACGTACGGATGGAAATCATTTAAACGGAACCTATGTAGCCCAGCTCCCTGAACTTGAAGGTGA
Coding sequences:
- the murD gene encoding UDP-N-acetylmuramoyl-L-alanine--D-glutamate ligase, with amino-acid sequence MQRLKNEQVLVLGLAKSGYAAASILHEHGINVTVNDQKPFEENKPAQLLSEKGIDVVCGSHPLRIFDEKEITILIKNPGIPYENVMVQEALRRQIPVWTEIELAYHLTSSPFIGITGSNGKTTTTTLIYEMLKKDSQKTLVAGNIGTVASEVAANAAGDEWIVTELSSFQLMGTVEFRPKISLILNIFDAHLDYHHTRDEYEKAKQKVYAHQHEDDIAVINLDDSSVVKLAEGSKAKKVFFSVKEPVEHGASIQQGAIYYMNEHIIDVKDVVLPGEHNQENILAAICAVKNAGCSNEAIVHVLTTFGGVKHRLQFVDTIQSRTFYNDSKATNILATSKALSAFEQPTILLAGGLDRGNEFDELKPFMKHVKGIITFGETAPKFVKLGEELGIHHVKHVDNVEQAVPAAFNISEEEDVILLSPACASWDQHKTFEERGDMFVNAVHMLK
- the spoVE gene encoding stage V sporulation protein E — protein: MTNKKTSPDFLLVVITLLLLTIGLIMVYSASAVWASYKFDDSFYFAKRQLLFAGIGVIAMFFIMRVDYWTWRTWSKILIAVCFLLLLLVLIPGIGMERNGSRSWIGVGAFSIQPSEFMKLAMIAFLAKFLSEKQKNITSFRKGFAPALGIVFSAFAIIMLQPDLGTGTVMVGTCIIMIFVSGARIAHFIFLGLIGLSGFAALVLSAPYRIKRITSYLNPWEDPLGSGFQIIQSLYAVGPGGLFGMGLGQSRQKFFYLPEPQTDFIFAILSEELGFIGGSLILLLFSVLLWRGIRIALGAPDLYGSFLAVGIISMVAIQVMINIAVVTGLIPVTGITLPFLSYGGSSLTLMLMAIGVLLNVSRYARY
- the murG gene encoding undecaprenyldiphospho-muramoylpentapeptide beta-N-acetylglucosaminyltransferase yields the protein MRIVISGGGTGGHIYPALAFIKEVKRLHPDVEFLYIGTENGLEKKIVERENIPFKSIEISGFKRKLSFDNVKTVMRFLKGVQKSKSYLKEFKPDAVIGTGGYVCGPVVYAASKLKIPTIIHEQNSLPGITNKFLARYVNKVAICFDEAKAHFPSEKVVFTGNPRASEVVSIKEGKSLKEFGLDEKKKTVLIFGGSRGAAPINRAVIEMQDELKAKNYQLLYITGDVHYEKVLHELNEKGAAPNMITKPFLHQMPEYLKSIDVIVARAGATTIAEVTALGIPTIFIPSPYVTANHQEINARSLEKHDAAIVLRESELSGDRLLHAIDEIAGNEEKLNEMSRLTKELGVPDAATRLYNVLKEITTT
- the murB gene encoding UDP-N-acetylmuramate dehydrogenase — encoded protein: MENLKNELLEAQVGKVLENEPLANHTTMKIGGPADLLIIPKDIDAVQTIMDQVKKHHVNWTVIGRGSNLLVLDKGIRGVVLKLGAGLDHLTVNDEEITVGGGYSVVRLATSLSKQGLSGLEFAAGIPGSIGGAVYMNAGAHGSDISKILVKARILFEDGSIEWLTNEQMNFSYRTSVLQKERPGIVLEAVFKLKQDDREKITKKMQQNKDYRKETQPYNRPCAGSIFRNPLPEYAGQLVEKANLKGYQIGGARISDMHGNFIVNAGGATAQDVLDLIQYIQKKIKEDYNVDMHTEVEIIGEAN
- a CDS encoding cell division protein FtsQ/DivIB, whose product is MRPDHENEKIVNIEERIPKIKEQRKQKANRRLISFILLFFIMVLIIIYLQTPISKISSLTITGNEHVSTKQLVKLSQIKEGETEFWNLNKDITADHIKQNKLIKSVSIKKHFPNKVSIAVKEYANIAYLQKGNLYYELLENGTALPEEVTPSHAGPIFVDWDNKEKLKQTVRSLNQLPASIQELISEVYYVPTNSNQWLVKFYMNDGNTVIASIKTFGDKMKTYPAILKELSSSEKGTIHMEVATYFEAFKSKKKEDER
- a CDS encoding DUF881 domain-containing protein — its product is MRGKTVIFSIVMLVLGFLISFSYQYTKQHQADVIRTEQWKKEYSLKSQLTKQEKANQKLEKELYSLQSKVQATESNLKNEKEQYFNVLEDVEKYRMFTGEIGVKGKGIKVSLEDASYIPSGQNVNNYIVHESHIFHVINELFISGASAVSINGQRITHQSYIHCNGPVVTVDGVQHPAPFVISAIGDPAVLMPALNIAGGVVDQLTSDHISMTIEKKDIHMNPLLRNKD
- a CDS encoding DUF881 domain-containing protein, whose protein sequence is MRKKKPLLSLTALMIIFGIMVSIQFNSLQKPKVRDTRDVWELREDLSASKSKELDLLKEIDKYDEMLKKYGHQGDQSKEAQLTKTLKELKEKAGLTEVEGEGIEVVISQLFSKDLTGEEVKNIPPDLLKKLINEVNMFGAKHISINDHRVINTSVIRDINGTTKMDGYSLDGDEVTIKMISEQADKLYSRLNVSDIGDLFAQENFSLSISQPKKKIHLKAYDGAIQLNELKPLDDVKEGKS
- a CDS encoding small basic family protein — encoded protein: MWLPVLGLIIGVAIGFLTNFTIPNEYSNYLSLAVLAALDTLIGGIRAHLQGAYDELVFVSGFFFNIILAISLAFLGVHLGVDLYLVGMFAFGVRLFQNIAVIRRILLTKWTISREKKKKSES
- the ftsA gene encoding cell division protein FtsA, with the translated sequence MNNNEIYVSLDIGTSNIKVIVGEMADDSLNIIGVGNVPSEGLKKGSIVDIDETVHSIRQAFEQAERMVGFPLQKAIVGINGNHIHIQNTSGVVAVSSENKEIHAEDVRRVLDAAQVVSIPQEHLVLDVIPRQFIVDGRDEITDPKKMLGVRLEVDGSLITGSKTILHNWLRCVERAGIEIMDICLQPLASGSAALSKDEKNLGVALVDIGGGSTTISVFENGHLYSTHSIPLGGENITKDLSIGLRTSTEEAERIKKQFGHAFYDEASAEETFEVSVIGTDQKQTFTQLEAANIIEARLEEILLFVAEELRNMGVHDLPGGFVLTGGQAAIPGILSLAQTVLQNNVRIASPNYIGVREPQYMTGVGLIHFAYRNAKIQGRQVGFQMPDEAFHEVGASMEPVSSAPQVKEAQPRPKVKQKAQQETNKKPGKMKKLFNMFWE